In Patagioenas fasciata isolate bPatFas1 chromosome 11, bPatFas1.hap1, whole genome shotgun sequence, the following proteins share a genomic window:
- the LOC136106354 gene encoding olfactory receptor 14J1-like has product MSYDRYIAICKPLHYGTLLGSRACVHMAAAAWATGFLNALLHTANTFSLPLCKGNALDQFFCEIPQILKLSCSHSYLRELGLIVFSLLIGFGCFLFIVVSYVQIFRAVLRIPSEQGRHKAFSTCLPHLAVVSLLISTSMFAYLKPPSISSPSLDLVVSVLYSVVPPAVNPLIYSMRNQELKDALRKQMTGLFLKL; this is encoded by the coding sequence atgtcctacgaccgctacattgccatctgcaaacccctgcactacgggaccctcctgggcagcagagcttgtgtccacatggcagcagctgcctgggccactgggtttctcaatgctctgctgcacacggccaatacattttcactgccactgtgcaagggcaatgccctggaccagttcttctgtgaaatcccccagatcctcaagctctcctgctcacactcctacctcagggaacttgggcttattgtgtttagtctattaataggatttgggtgttttctcttcattgtggtgtcctatgtgcagatcttcagggccgtgctgaggatcccctctgagcagggacggcacaaagccttttccacctgcctccctcacctggccgtggtctccctgcttatcagcacttccatgttcgcctacctgaagcccccctccatctcctctccttccctggatctggtggtgtctgttctgtactcggtggtgcctccagcagtgaaccccctcatctacagcatgaggaaccaggagctcaaggatgccctgaggaaacagatgactggattatttctgaagctataa